GTTCTTCTCCCCCTACAGTGTATCGGAAACTTTGGCAATGACCTATGCCGGGGCCAGGGGCGAAACGGAAAGGCAGATGTCCCAGGTCCTAAATTTCCCCACCGACCGTGAAAGGCTCCATTTGATTCAGGCCGGATCTCGGAAGCAGCGGGAACAATATACATCGGGGGGGTTGCGTTTCAGTATGGCGAATTCCGTGTGGGGTCAGAGAGATCACACGTTCAGAGCCGATTATATTGAATTGATTCAGAAGCAATATGGCGCCCTCTTCACTGCGGTCGATTTCAGATCCCAAACGGAAGAGGCGCGGCAAGCGATAAATCACTGGGCGGAGAAAGAGACACATTCACGGACGGAGGATTTTATTGAAAGCAGCCTCCTGGACACTTCCACCATTTTGGTTCTGGCGGATATCATTTACTTCAAGGGAATGTGGGCCCGCCGCTTCCCGATCGAGAATACCGCCGAAGCTGATTTCCATCTGTCCAGTGATCGGAGGGTAAAATCCCTCCTGATGTCGCAACTTACAGAGCTCAGGAATTACGACTTTAACGATTTTCAAGCCGTCGAAATCCCCTATGACGGTCATGACCTCTCCTTGGTCCTCCTCCTTCCCAAAGAGATAGATGGATTGGCCCGGCTGGAGGCCGCGCTGACCCTGGATCATTTGGATGACTGGCTCGATAAATTGGGGGAATCGAGGCCGAAATTGGTGCGGATTACGATTCCAAAGCTCAACCTTGCCTCCCGCCTCGAATTGTCGGCGCCCTTGGCGGATCTTGGAATGCCGGATCTCTTTCAATCAGGTCATGCCGATCTCTCGGGGATAGATGGATCCGGCGCTCTCTTTGTCGATAGTGTTATCCATCAGGCGACAATAGAGATCGATGAGATGGGATCCGAAGCCTCCTCCTCGACCGCCGCCGTCATAAAGAAAAGGGAAAGGATCACAGACCTCCGGGCGGATCACCCCTTCCTCTTCATGATTCTGGATCGCCACACAAGGACCCTTCTTTTTATGGGAAGGATGATCGATCCTTCCCGGCCTTGAATGAGCCTCACACAAGAGGAGAATCGATGACAATGTCAACATTTCCCATCACATTGCCCCACAAGATATTACAGGGCATGCCCGGAAAGCCGTCCCACAAATCCCCTGATTCGGACCCCAAAACGCCGGAACCGCCACTCTCGGTCCCGGCGGTACGGGCTCGATGAGCCGCTCCATGCTCCTTTTTTTATTGAAACCTTTCAAAATAAATGAGGTATAGTACCCGGAGGTGGGGTATTCCCACCTGGGCGATTTAGTGATTTCTCTCCAGAAAAGATGTGGTTTCGTTTCCGCCCTCCCTTTCGGAGTTCAGGTCTCACTGATTACCCCTGGTATAGTCAGATTGTTAGAATTGTATTCATCGCACGGTGAATACGAAGTGAGGAACAATGTCCAAGAAATTGTATGTTGGTAATTTGCCCTTCAGCGCGACTGAAGAGGCACTCCATGAACTCTTTTCCCAATACGGATCCATCGAATCGGTCAAGTTGGTCACAGACCGGGACACAGGCAGACCCCGTGGTTTTGGTTTCGTAGAAATGGCGGATGGCGCAAGTGAGGCGATAGCCGCACTCAACGATCGGGAATTCGGCGGCCGGAATCTCAAGGTCAACGAAGCCAAGCCCCGCGAAGGCGGCGGTGGCGGCGGTGGCCGTGGCGGCGGCGGCGGTGGCGGCCGGCGTAACTGGTAACCTTTAGATTTTAAAGGTGTGCCCGCTGGAGAATGGACTCACAACTCCTCTTCAGCGGGCATTTTCTTTCGCCCTATTTTCTTGAATCTCTTCCGCTGGCTTATAGATTACTTTTGCAAATGACTATAGTTATATCATCCGACTGTGGCATTCCAGCGGCGAAAATGCGAACAGCGTTTCGAACATGTTCCACGATCTCTTCGGCCGATTCTCTGCGATTGTTTTTGACAATTTCAAGCACACCCTCGATGCCAAAATACCTGTCATCGGCTGTCTGTGTTTCCGTAATTCCATCCGTAAGGAATATCGCGATTTCACCAGGCCTTAGCTCTATCGAATCACTGACAGAGTATTCCTGCCCCGATAAAACACCGAGAGGCAATCCCGTGCTCTGCAGCTCAACCCTTACCTCTCCAGCGGGATCAATGATGAAACCGGAGGTATGGCCGGCACTGGCATAGACTATTCGCCGCGCCGCGATATCGAGCCGCGCATACAATAACGTTACAAACCGGTGCAATTCCAAATCTTTGACAAGAACTTCATTGAGACGCTTTAGGATTTCATTGAGATCTTGATGATTCTGCAAGAGAGATCGGAGATAGGCCCGTGTTTGTGTCATGACCATAGCCGGACCGAAGCCGTGGCCGCTGACATCACCGATCGCGATTCCCAATGAGCCGTTCGTCGAACGGATGAAGTCATAGTAGTCGCCGCACATGGCATCAGCGGGAAAGGTCGCACCCGCAATATCGAAGCCGGGGACGTGAGGCGGTTTCTTTGGATAAAGGTGCTTTTGTACCAGGGCGGCCACCTGCATTTCGATGTCCTGCTCTTTCGTCCTGAGCTTTTCGGTCATGTCTTTGACGACAGATACAAAATGATGAATCCGGCCGCTTGCATCTCGCATGGGTGTAATACTCTGCTCGGCGTAATAGATCTCGCCGTTCTTCTTTCGATTGATGACGGTATCCCGATAGACCTCTCCTCTAAGTATCGTGTCCCAGAGCTTTTTATAACTTTCTTCCCCTTGCAGCCCGGATTTCAGGATGCGCGGTGTCCGACCCATCACTTCTGCTCTTGAATAGCCGGTGGTCTTTTCAAATGCCGGATTGACATACTCTATCTTTCCCTTCAAATCCGTAATAAGAACGGTATCGTTGGTTTGCTCGACGGCGCTGGAAAGCCTTTGGACCAATTCCTGTGACTTTTTCTTATTCGTTACGTCGCGAAAAAAGGCGACGCCTCCCCGCAGTATCCCGGACTCATCCACCATCGGGGTTGCGCTGGCGCTGAGCCACATCTCTCCCGGCAGTTCAGAATTCCGGACATAGATCTCTGCCTCCCGCACCTCTTCACCCCTCACCGCCCTCGGGATCGGCAATTGATCCAGCGGGTAGGGAGTGACGGTGTCCGGCAGAAAGAATCCGCGAGCCGATAGGATCCCGGCATCGAACCTATCCCCCGTTGAGCATTTCAACATTCTCTGAGCCGCGGGATTGGTAAAGATGATGACGCCGTCGCGGTCGGCTACAACAACCCCTTCCGCCAGACTGCGGCTGATGGATTTGAGAATCCTATCCTGTTTCCTGAGAGCCGCGTTCCGGTAAAAAATGATCAGCGAAAAGATGATGCCAAGTATCATTTCCCATCCAAAGAAAGCCATCAATCCCCGGATAAGCGGTTGCTTTGATTTATTCTTGGAGAAATACTTTTCGGTGGGGTGAAGGGATAGACTCCACGTTTGGCCGCCCAGCTCAATCTGCTTCTCGCAGGATTCAGCCGGTGAGGATGCTTCAATAAAACCGGCTGATAGCCATATCGATTCCGGCCCGCCGTTGACATCCAAATCAACCAACTTGAAGTGTACTAAATTCTCCATATCTTCCTGAAAAAGCAGAAAGGAATGTTTGAGGACTTCTTCAATACTCAGCGCAAGCGTCGCAAAACCCAACAACCCGCCTTTCTCAGGCAAGACTTCCTCAACGGGCTTTTCATAAACCGGGAGAAAACCGAGAAACCCAATTGAGTTGCCCTCCACTGAGGCAAGCAGGACCGGATCCGATAGAGCGAGATCCGCCGATTCTATGGCCCGATCGAGAGCGGCGCGGCGGGTCGATTCGGAACCGACATCATAGCCGATAAGATCTTCATTCCCTTTCAGGGGCTCTACACAGAAAATTGGATAGTACTCATCCCTCTGGGGCGATGAGATCAAATCACCGCCAAGAGTGACGTCACTAACCGTAAAGTTTTCAAACCCTGAAGCCCGCGCGTGCGATTCGAAATTCGTGCGCATGTCTCCAGGTATACGAGGGATCCATTCGAGCGCTTTTATCGAGGGATGCCGTGAGATCGCGCGGGCGGTGAAGGATCTAAATTCCTGGCGTGAAACATCAGTACTGCTGTCAAAGAGAGACCTGATGCCGTACAGGACTTCAAAAAGATTCGACATTTTTATTTCAAGTGAGGAGACCCGCTCAGAGAGATAGTCGCCGCAATGAGCCAACAATTCTTCCCGTTCCTGCCGGCCGACAACCTGATAGGTCAGCATCCCGAGAAGGGGTCCCAGGAGGATCAGCACAATGATGATGACCGACCCCGTGCTCCTGTAGAAGGGTTGCATTCTATAGATTCCTGCCCCGTGGATTCAGAAACATCCGTTGTTTCATTGCCGACCTTCAGTTCACAAAATTATGAGTAACTGATAAGACTACCCTAATTACGGCATTCTGACCAGTAAATCTTTACTATTCTTTATGTTATAAGATTTACTCAAAACAATAAACGGTTGGCATTAGGAATGGGTATTGTGTTTCAGGCGTGTGGTTTTTTGGATACCTTGCGGGAAACAAGAGGATGTCCACGGCCGTTTCATCAGGGAAGGAAGGTTCGTGATGCCAGGATACAGGGCTATCGTAGGTCATTTCACCCTATTTCTATTGTTGATGAATCCGCAACCGGCTCAAGCCACGGATGCTTCACTGGTGAATGGCGAAGTGGGGCTTTATCCGGTCGGCTTTAGACTCTATGCGGATCGAGATGGAGCGCGAACCTTCGCATGTCCCATCCGGCCCGATGGAGACGCCTTCGCGCCGGGTCGTCCCGTGCGGATCTATATCTGGTATCCGGCGCAGGATTCCGATCGTGGACGTTTGCTCATCCGGGATTATATCCAGATGGCGGCGGATGACTTCGGGCTCCGGGGTGAGAATTCCGAACCGGTTCTTCCCGTTCAGCTTATGAAGGGGCTCGACGATGAACCTCTTGCCGCTCTTCTTAATGTTAAAACCATGGCCGTTCAGGGCGCGGAGCCGGAAAGTTGCCCGTTCCCCTTGATCATCCTGGGCCAGGGTCTTTATTACGAATCCCCCTTCACACATTATGCTCTCTGTGAATCGCTTGCGGGTCACGGATACGTTGTGGCGACCTGCCCGTTAATGGGAACTCACGCCAGATTGGTCAATATCAATGCTGTCGATCTGGAGACACAGATCCGGGATATGGAATTCGTCCTTTCCAAAGCCCGGGAACTCCCCTTTGTTGATTCTGAGGAATTGGGTGTCATCGGCTATGATTTGGGCGGGATGGCCGGACTGATCCTGTCCATGCGCAATCTTGATGTAGACGCTTTTCTGAGTCTCGATTCAGGAATTCTCTTCCCTCATTATTCGGGTCTTCCAAACACTCATCCCAATTACGATGAAAATAGGTTTGTCATCCCCTGGCTTCATGTGACTCAAGCGAGGTTTGGGCAGGGCGAGCCATCCCGGGGAGATCCCTCTTCACTGATGGACCGGAAAAGATTCGGCGACTCTTATCTCTACCTCGCTGAGACATTCAATCATGGAGATTTCACATCTTATGCGGCTTTCAGGATAACCAAAGCGGTTCCAGGCTATTGGTCTTCCCCGACTAATGATAGTGAATTGCTGCATGAACAAATCTGTCTCGCCGGCAGGGAATTCTTCGATGCCTACCTAAAAGATGACGGGGATGCCTTGTCGCGCCTTCAAACCATGCCGGGCGATCCGGCCGTGAGTAGGGCGTTCCCTGAAATGATTCACAAGCCTGGACAACCCCGCCATCCCCATCCGGACGACATCGTACAAGAGATCATTGAAAAGGGATTTGAGGCGGCCAGACCCACGATCCTTGAGGCTCGCAAAACCTATCCCGACAGCCTCTTGTTTCGTGAGCCCTTCATCAATTGGCTAGGTTATCATTTCCTCTATTGGTGGGGCCGCGAATCGGAAGCAGTTGAGGTTTTCAAGCTGAATACTGAGATATTTCCGCAATCAGCGAACGCCTTTGACAGCCTCGGCGAAGCCTACTCATTCACTGGAAATCGAGAGAAGGCGATCGAGAGTTACCGCCGATCCCTCGAACTGAATCCCGAAAACCAGAACGCAAGAGAGATCCTGGAGCAGCTCGACTGACAAGGAGAGGTGCCTCGCCAACCATCTGCGCCACAATAGAATACAGCCTTGTTGTTTTCCGTATCTGAGATGCTCGAACCCGATCCGCCGCGGCGCATGCTGTTTTCCCCATTACCTGCTATACTTATTAAATGAAAGTAATGCCATCAAGAATCACTCACTTGTATGATAACAAGGGATTACTATTCTTCCTGGTCCTCATGATCGGTTTCATTCTCAATCCCGCGGAAGGAAAAGGCGCCCGGAGAGATCATCCTATACGCCCCTTCACCGATACCAGGCCTGTAAAAGCGGTGGTGCAGAGGCAGTGGACACCTCTTCTGGAGGCCGACCCGGTGATACAGGGGGTCGTCGATGAAATCGATTGGAACGGACTGGCAGCTAAGATTGGTTGGCTCGAAAACTTCGAGACGCGGTATAGTTATACACCGCAGTGTGAAGCAGCGGGAGACTCACTCTTCGAATACTTTTCAAATCTTGGGCTGTCGGTCGTCAAACGGCATTTTATCTGGGATGACGTCGATATGTGGAATGTGGAGGCCACTCAAACCGGTACGATCTATCCCGACTCCATCTTCATCATCTGCGGCCACTATGATTCCATCTCGGAGGATGCCTATAACCTGGCGCCGGGGGCCGATGACAATGCCAGTGGTACGGCCGCCGTCATGACCGCCGCGCAGATTTTGAGTCAACATCCCACAAATTATGCAATCAAGTATGTTCTCTTTGCCGGCGAGGAGCAGGGTCTCATTGGAAGCTATTATTATGTTCAAGATGCGGTTTCTCTGGGTATGGCCATTGTCGGCGTGCTGAATGCCGACATGCTCGGTTGGTGGAGCTCGGGTGCTGATTTCGATTTGGAGATCGAAACAAACACTGACTCCCAGTGGCTGGCGGCGGCCGTGACCAATGCGGCCGATCTCTATACAAATATGCCTTATGAACTGCATATAGAGGATAATGCCTGGTGGGGGGATCATTGGTACTTTTGGCAGGCCGGGTTTGCCGCGGTCAATCATGAAGAGTCATATGATTTGGTCGATCCTGACTTCAATCCCTATTATCATACAACTCAGGATGTGCTCGATCATATCGATCCCGATTTCACTGTCGGTAATGTCAAAATTCTTGTGGCGGCCTTGACGACATTGGCACAACTTCAAGATGCCACGGGAGTCACTGATCAATTCGAAACCCCATCATTGACACTCCGGGCCGACCCGAACCCTTTCCACAATGGCGTGACAATTTGCCTGACCACCTCCGGAAAGTTACTGGCTGCAGATCTTGGAATTTTCAATATAGGCGGAAGGTTGATCGCCACCCTGCCGGTCAGGTTACAAGGCGGCCGGGGAACCGCGACTTGGCGGGCCTCCGAATTGTCTTCGATACACCTCTCCTCAGGGGTTTACTTCTGCCGTCCTCTGGGAATGCGTTCCGCCCGTCCGATTGAATTGATTTATATAAAGTAGTTTTCAGATCCAGCCTGCAGGAGACCTCCCTGGATTGTTAGGGAGACCCCGTCTTTTCCGCGGGTTGTATATAATATCTTCTGATATTCAATCATGATGGTGCCCTGACCGGAATTCGCAAGATTGCGGGCGCCGGCGGCACACGCAGCAGTGATTAGTGGGAACGGATAAAAATCAAATATCCAAGGCCCAGAAGCAAGATCCCCACCAGCCCAATGGTCAACTCAATGCCATAACTATCGATGACCGGCTGTATGAAACTCACGCTGCGTGTGGAAATAGAAACGACACCGCCCCAGAGATTATTGGTCACATCACCAAAGCTGCTCGGCAGTTCGGCCACCAACTTGCCCTCTTCATTTCGATTGACGCCGACGCCGCTGGCGAGGAGATATAGTACAACGGCCAGGATAATAAGCCTCGTGGCAACACGAGCCATCTTAAGACCATTGGAGGGCATCCTGCGTCCACGGGGGATTCCGGTCGATACACTCCGCATCATGGATTTGCGTTTTTGATCCTTGCTGGCCAGGGTGACACCCTTGAGCTTGTTGAGAAAAATGAAGACGTGGTGCCATCTCTTTTCAAAAGTGGACCACTCCTTCTCTTCCATGCCGACACCCGCATACAGTGTCCCCTTCTGGTTTAACATATCTGTCATGAGACCGACATGCGCCTGTGTTTCTTGTGTCAAGGCATTAGGAACGGCATCCGCAACAAAAGGAATCTGCTTGGCGATCCGTGCCTGCAGTTCAAGGAAATCCGATTCCTCCTTGTGCGTCAGACCGGCTGAATCTTTGAATTGCAGAAGGGTGTCGCGATACTTCAACCAATCACTTAACAGATTGCGAAGACGCCGTTTCGTAGCTAGCTTCTCGAACATAGTTATTCCCTCCCACACCCAATTAGTATTTCCCCATGATGAGTCTCATTTTCTCAGGATCTTCAAGTCGCGGTAGAATTTCAGAAGGACTAACGATTCCCTCATTATACAATTCGAGCAAAGAGGAATCGAGGAGAATCATCCCCTCACTGTAACTTCCAGCAATGATATTTGTCAGCTGATGGATTTTCCCCTCACGAATGAGATTGGAAATCGGACTATTAACAATCAAGATCTCCCGCGCGGCAATTCGTCCTTCTTGATCCTGGCGCCGCAGAAGAACCTGGGAGACAACCATTCTGAGAGTCAGCGCCAGACGGCCGCGTATCTCAGCCTGATCATCGTTTGGGAATACATCGATGATTCGATTGATGGTCTTTGTCGAACTCTGGGTTGAAAGCGTGCTAATGACAAGATTGCCCGTTTCGGCGGCGGTCAATGCGATCTCCATCGTTTCTCGATCCCTCATCTCCCCAACAAAGATAATGTGAGGCATTTGCCGGAGGGCGCTTCGCAGACCTCTCGCATAGCTTGAGGTATCGGCCCCCAGTTCACGCTGATCAATCACACAGGTCTTAGATGACAACATGAATTCGATGGGATCTTCAATGGTAATAATGTGTTTTGATTCTTCACCTTCAGTATTTAGATATTCCAGAAAACTGGCCACTGTTGAAGATTTTCCCGCCCCGGTTGGCCCGGTAATCAAGATCAATCCATTGGGTGTGTTGGTCATTTGGATTAAAAGCCGTTCAGAAATGCCCAGCTCGACGTAGTTGGGAACACTGAAAGGGACCAGGCGCAGAACAGCGGCCACTGAACTCCTTTGTCGATAGACATTCACACGAAAGCGGCAGATGTCTTCAATATGAAAAGACATATCCAACTCATTTTCCAACTCGAATTTCATGCGTTGATCAGAATTCAGAATTTCATAAACAAGTAACTGGCTATCCTTGGCTGAGAGGATCTTGTCGGAATCCTGCCACTCGAGACGTCCGAAGACATGGTAGGTAACGGGAGCTCCGGCGGAGATAATAATATCCGAAGCCTGCCGCTGGAGAGCCTCCTTTAGAATATCAACTATATGCATTGTAATTATCCTTCATCATCAGTCTGGGGATCATTAAGAGTCTCCGGAATCGGTCTTGCGGAGGCATCATCCACCCCTTCATCGCTCACAATTCTTGGGGTAATCTCGATGATGAGATCCAATTGCGATTTCTCTGTCTTGCGGTGCTGGAAAAAATAACCGAGAAACGGGATATCCCCTAATAAAGGCACTTTTTTAACTGAATTCCGTTCTTCTTCAGCGAGGAGACCTCCGATATAGATCTTCCCGCCATCCCTGACACGCACATAGGTCCTGGTGCGCCTGGTCGAGGTCTGCGGGAGGTCATCGTCTGGTCCAATGAAGGCCACGATTCGGGAAACCTCAGGTTCAACTAATGTCGTTATATAACCATTTCCGGATATCCGGGGCGTAATACCCAGCTTCACCCCGACATCGATCTTTTCGAGTTGGATTGTTTGCAGCACGCCGCCCGCGGCCGTCGGAGACTGCAGCGAGGTAATGACAACCGGCACGGTCTCACCGGCGAAAATTTCTGCCGGTTCATTATCCAAGGTGACGACCTTTGCGTTGGAGAGGAGCCTCGCCCTACCTTCTGTGACTAAGGCTTCAATGGTGACCTCAAAGGCCGCCATTTGCCGCTGAATATCGCCATTCTTTTCAAAGGGCGTAAAGGGGATTCTCGGAGGTATCTGACCGGCGGCGCTTCCCTCGTAGGATCCCTCGGCGACTACGGTCGTCCAATTCGTGATCTTCTCCCAATCGATTCCAATCTCCAACAATCCCGTCGTATTCACCTCAAAGAGGCGGGCTTCGAGGAGTATTTGCGCCGGTTTCTCATCAAGGCCGGCAATAATCGATTCAGCCTGTTCAATGACCGAGGGGCTCGCCCTCATGACGATTTTATTCCCCTGAACATTGGATGTGACGGCCTTTGTGAGGAGTTCGAGCATCCGGCTCACGTCTGCGGCGTTGGCGTACTTTAAATGGAATGTCTTTGTTACCAGTCCGGTTTCGGTATTCAGCCGTTGCACATCCGCGACGAGGATGGATTTCCCAACCCTCTCATACCCCAATCCGGCTGCCCGAACCACCAGGTTCAAAGCCTCATCAAAGGGCGTATCTTTGAGATGAATCGATATCCGGCGGCCCTGAAGCTCCGGCGAGGTCACGATATTGAGCCCCGTCCGGCTCGCCAATATTTGGAGGATATCAACCACCGAAGTGCTGTCGGCGTCCAGCGTTATCAGGTTTTGCTCCGGTTCATCCTGCGCCAGCGGTCCATAGGGCGCGGGAGACAGGCACATTCCGAGGACCAAGACCAGGATTGCGGCCTTTAGAATAAGAGTTCTGTTCAGACTCACCTTTCACCTCCTAGGGTGACTGCAAAAACACCTCTTCTTCGTCTTTTACAACCGTGATTCCACTCGAAGTGATGTCTTGGATGAACCAGCCCTGAAAGGTGTCTCCTACCCGAAGCCAGCTTGATTGTGTGGAACCAACGCTGAGTTGCACAGATGGATTAACATTATCAAAGAGCAATGCCCGCAGAACCGGTTTAACAACCTCATTCTTGGATTTGAGTTTAACATCAGAGGTCCGCGGCCGGGACTTCGGCCGGCTTGGAACCTTAAACGGATCTCTTGTCAGCTCGACGTCAACACTGAGCAGGCTGTCCTTCGCGCTGAGTCTGTCCAGGAGGTCCCCATTCTCGACGACGATCTGCTGTTCCCCCGTGCTGTTTCCATTCCA
Above is a window of Candidatus Eisenbacteria bacterium DNA encoding:
- a CDS encoding M28 family peptidase → MIGFILNPAEGKGARRDHPIRPFTDTRPVKAVVQRQWTPLLEADPVIQGVVDEIDWNGLAAKIGWLENFETRYSYTPQCEAAGDSLFEYFSNLGLSVVKRHFIWDDVDMWNVEATQTGTIYPDSIFIICGHYDSISEDAYNLAPGADDNASGTAAVMTAAQILSQHPTNYAIKYVLFAGEEQGLIGSYYYVQDAVSLGMAIVGVLNADMLGWWSSGADFDLEIETNTDSQWLAAAVTNAADLYTNMPYELHIEDNAWWGDHWYFWQAGFAAVNHEESYDLVDPDFNPYYHTTQDVLDHIDPDFTVGNVKILVAALTTLAQLQDATGVTDQFETPSLTLRADPNPFHNGVTICLTTSGKLLAADLGIFNIGGRLIATLPVRLQGGRGTATWRASELSSIHLSSGVYFCRPLGMRSARPIELIYIK
- a CDS encoding PilT/PilU family type 4a pilus ATPase, whose translation is MHIVDILKEALQRQASDIIISAGAPVTYHVFGRLEWQDSDKILSAKDSQLLVYEILNSDQRMKFELENELDMSFHIEDICRFRVNVYRQRSSVAAVLRLVPFSVPNYVELGISERLLIQMTNTPNGLILITGPTGAGKSSTVASFLEYLNTEGEESKHIITIEDPIEFMLSSKTCVIDQRELGADTSSYARGLRSALRQMPHIIFVGEMRDRETMEIALTAAETGNLVISTLSTQSSTKTINRIIDVFPNDDQAEIRGRLALTLRMVVSQVLLRRQDQEGRIAAREILIVNSPISNLIREGKIHQLTNIIAGSYSEGMILLDSSLLELYNEGIVSPSEILPRLEDPEKMRLIMGKY
- a CDS encoding serpin family protein, producing MERSWFLCLLSLSLLIPLTSSNANLSESKNVFDGSQPRLAQEELIRQIADMNHFSLNLYLRLSRKPGNLFFSPYSVSETLAMTYAGARGETERQMSQVLNFPTDRERLHLIQAGSRKQREQYTSGGLRFSMANSVWGQRDHTFRADYIELIQKQYGALFTAVDFRSQTEEARQAINHWAEKETHSRTEDFIESSLLDTSTILVLADIIYFKGMWARRFPIENTAEADFHLSSDRRVKSLLMSQLTELRNYDFNDFQAVEIPYDGHDLSLVLLLPKEIDGLARLEAALTLDHLDDWLDKLGESRPKLVRITIPKLNLASRLELSAPLADLGMPDLFQSGHADLSGIDGSGALFVDSVIHQATIEIDEMGSEASSSTAAVIKKRERITDLRADHPFLFMILDRHTRTLLFMGRMIDPSRP
- a CDS encoding SpoIIE family protein phosphatase is translated as MQPFYRSTGSVIIIVLILLGPLLGMLTYQVVGRQEREELLAHCGDYLSERVSSLEIKMSNLFEVLYGIRSLFDSSTDVSRQEFRSFTARAISRHPSIKALEWIPRIPGDMRTNFESHARASGFENFTVSDVTLGGDLISSPQRDEYYPIFCVEPLKGNEDLIGYDVGSESTRRAALDRAIESADLALSDPVLLASVEGNSIGFLGFLPVYEKPVEEVLPEKGGLLGFATLALSIEEVLKHSFLLFQEDMENLVHFKLVDLDVNGGPESIWLSAGFIEASSPAESCEKQIELGGQTWSLSLHPTEKYFSKNKSKQPLIRGLMAFFGWEMILGIIFSLIIFYRNAALRKQDRILKSISRSLAEGVVVADRDGVIIFTNPAAQRMLKCSTGDRFDAGILSARGFFLPDTVTPYPLDQLPIPRAVRGEEVREAEIYVRNSELPGEMWLSASATPMVDESGILRGGVAFFRDVTNKKKSQELVQRLSSAVEQTNDTVLITDLKGKIEYVNPAFEKTTGYSRAEVMGRTPRILKSGLQGEESYKKLWDTILRGEVYRDTVINRKKNGEIYYAEQSITPMRDASGRIHHFVSVVKDMTEKLRTKEQDIEMQVAALVQKHLYPKKPPHVPGFDIAGATFPADAMCGDYYDFIRSTNGSLGIAIGDVSGHGFGPAMVMTQTRAYLRSLLQNHQDLNEILKRLNEVLVKDLELHRFVTLLYARLDIAARRIVYASAGHTSGFIIDPAGEVRVELQSTGLPLGVLSGQEYSVSDSIELRPGEIAIFLTDGITETQTADDRYFGIEGVLEIVKNNRRESAEEIVEHVRNAVRIFAAGMPQSDDITIVICKSNL
- a CDS encoding RNA-binding protein gives rise to the protein MSKKLYVGNLPFSATEEALHELFSQYGSIESVKLVTDRDTGRPRGFGFVEMADGASEAIAALNDREFGGRNLKVNEAKPREGGGGGGGRGGGGGGGRRNW